The Vigna angularis cultivar LongXiaoDou No.4 chromosome 9, ASM1680809v1, whole genome shotgun sequence DNA window AGGAGGTAGAAGTAGCAAATCATCAACTTGCAacctaatttattttcaattaatggGGACTGCTTACCCTAGTGGGATCTTTTGTGTCTTTTCTCATCTCTATTTCTAGATTTTCAGCATTGATTTGGTAAGAAACTGAGTACCATAGATCACTTCAAATGAGGAAAAATCTCATCAATTTCAGATGTCACCACCATCAACCAACAATGAAAAACATTAGTTTCATTCAAATAGCATAAAAATAACCTATTAGTGTCCTAATTGGATAGTAGTATACTACCTTTATCAGCTTTTTGAaccatatttttcttctatttctttgatgatttgttcttCATTATTCTAGAAAATAAACACAACACagtgcatgcatgcatgcagtATATATGCAGTGAGAGCGAGTGAAAGAACATTGTGTTGGAATGTTGCCGTCTCTTGTTTCTTGGTACCACACTCAACCCACCCTTCAAATTCACTATAACTGCAACTTTAAACTTTAATCCACAAATGATAAATTCACGCACTGCACAATTTTCTTGAACTTCTTTCTCCTTTggaaaccctaaacctaaaaaCCAAAACCGCCATGACTGATAGGGTTCATCCTTCTGCCAAAACCACCGCCAATGGCGGCCCCAAGCCAACATTCCCAGCCGCAAAATCCCAACTTTCCGGCGCAAATCGCCCCACCTACCGCCCCCAACCACCCCGCCGCCGCAGCCGCGGCTGCCTCTCCACCCTATGCTGCTACCTCTTCATGATCCTACTGCTCCTCCTCCTTCTCATCTGCGGCGCCGGAACCGTCCTCTACTTCCTCTACCACCCGCAACGCCCCTCCTTCTCCGTCACCTCCCTCAAACTCTCCTACTTCAACCTCACCTCTCCCTCCACCTTCTACGCCAAGTTCGACCTCACTCTCTCAACCACCAACCCCAACGACAAGATCCTCTTTTCCTACGACCCCACCTCCGTCTCCCTCCTTTACGACGACGCCACGATCGCCACCGCCACCATCCCCTCCTTCCTCCACCACCAGAAGAACACCACCGTCCTCGAGGCCTACGTCACGAGCACCGAGGAAGAGGTTCAGAGCGACACCGTAACGGAACTGAAGAGGAGCACGAAGGGCAAGAGCGAGGTGGCACTAAAGGTGAAGTTGGAGACGAAGGTGGAGGCCCAGATGGGTGTATTCCAAACCCCGGGCGTCGGAATCACCGTTTTGTGCGACGGCATCGACGTTTCTCTCCCCGACGGCGAGAAACCTGCGTCGGCGTCGGTAGAGAATACGGCGTGCGAAGTGGATGTGAGGTTCAAAGTCTGGAAATGGACTGTAGGATGATCAGGGAACACCAGAGGCTTGCTATataaatactaatatatatatatatatatatatatatatatatatatatatatatatatatatatttgttgtggttccatttatttctttttcttctcttttttcctCGATTTTTTTTCACTATGTTGTAATTTCtgattttcatttatatttttctgaaatttctcAACGATGGATGGAAGGGAAAAATTGCTTTGATATTTGTACATTTATTTCGATCATTATCTTTTActtctcattaaaaaaaaatatgtaaaatgatTGTAAGTATGTTAACAATGCCCTTATAAGCAACATGATTCAAATTCAGGTGTTgtgtattatattttagatttaatttattttgactgactttaagtaaaattaatattaattagtgtCATCTTTAATACCGatagaatttatatatatatatatatatatatatatatattctgaatgttattattaaattagttactatattataaatgaaaaactCAAATTCATATATATGGTGCATAACGTATAtcgttattttcttttataatacaatttttttgttttattctacaactcgaagttttatttttatttaatattattttgtaataatttttaactaaattataaataagaaatataactgttaattagaaattataaataaagagtATAATACTTATAATGGTAAAACGGACACAATATACCACAAATAAATGCTGCTACTTTTCCTTTAAGATTCAGATAAATCGAAACAtcactttaaatatataatgtaaataaatgtaCAGTATTTAAAGTAATCATTTAAACTATGAATAGATAAAAACAACTTGAACAAAGAGAAATTATATTGAACTATTTATTATATCTAAGTTTGTAATACAATAATGAAAATGGAACAAATAATAACTAAACATAATATTGATTTGTGTTAGAAATATGTAAGCTTATCTAACATATACATATGACTATATATCCACCTAATATCTAGACAAACTATTTTATGACGTACATCAtgcttaaatatttataaaatccaCTTGGTTAAAAATGTAGAAAGggttattaaaaaaacattttttgtattattattattattatattaatattggtataatatattaaatttttttatcagcataatatattaaacttatatgattgtttatttatttttattattaaacatattCATCATATACATTATTATAGAATCAAAActtataataatgtaaaaaaagtcTGCACTTTGCTCACGGAATATtgttacaaaaatttaataaacaagtaattttattatgtaatattgtATGGAcacaattataatatatgaCTATATATTgaatagtaatataaaaattgtaattatcaATATGATTACTTAGGCAAAGAGAAT harbors:
- the LOC108323338 gene encoding NDR1/HIN1-like protein 13, giving the protein MTDRVHPSAKTTANGGPKPTFPAAKSQLSGANRPTYRPQPPRRRSRGCLSTLCCYLFMILLLLLLLICGAGTVLYFLYHPQRPSFSVTSLKLSYFNLTSPSTFYAKFDLTLSTTNPNDKILFSYDPTSVSLLYDDATIATATIPSFLHHQKNTTVLEAYVTSTEEEVQSDTVTELKRSTKGKSEVALKVKLETKVEAQMGVFQTPGVGITVLCDGIDVSLPDGEKPASASVENTACEVDVRFKVWKWTVG